From Desulfobacterales bacterium, one genomic window encodes:
- a CDS encoding DUF1804 family protein produces the protein MGAKGDRAAKEPLAMKLYADGASLTDISARLDISDTTLRRWKSESLIPGEDIDGWDKMRQQKRGNIQRLRDLFERELKFAEESEKGSISAPSMDALSKLGSLVRTWEAIEQAHLAQANERQNIDRPKLFLEHLEFMAEVLKETDPEGLKVLAKNFDFIVVKFKGKYAQAA, from the coding sequence ATGGGTGCAAAAGGCGACCGGGCCGCCAAAGAGCCGCTGGCCATGAAGCTGTATGCCGACGGCGCGAGTCTCACGGACATATCCGCGCGTCTTGATATCAGCGATACGACGTTGCGGCGCTGGAAGTCAGAAAGCCTTATTCCCGGCGAAGATATCGACGGCTGGGACAAGATGCGCCAGCAGAAACGTGGCAACATTCAGCGGCTGCGGGATTTATTTGAACGTGAACTCAAGTTTGCCGAAGAATCCGAAAAGGGGAGCATCTCAGCGCCCTCGATGGACGCGCTCTCCAAGCTGGGGTCCCTGGTCAGAACCTGGGAAGCGATTGAGCAGGCGCACCTGGCCCAAGCTAATGAAAGGCAGAACATCGACCGGCCCAAACTCTTTCTGGAGCATCTGGAATTTATGGCCGAAGTTCTCAAGGAAACCGACCCGGAAGGGCTGAAAGTGCTGGCTAAAAACTTTGATTTTATCGTGGTGAAATTCAAGGGGAAAT